Below is a genomic region from Rouxiella chamberiensis.
AATTCATCCGTTTATTGACCTGTCCCAGCATCCATTTCAGACTGGACTATCTGGAGAAGATCCCCGCCTATGTTTCCGAAGCCGAATCGGGCACAGGACAGGAATATGCCGATCGGGTCCAGCAAAGCATTGCCCATCGTCTGGCGATTCCCGCCACGCGGGTGACGCGTGAAGACAAATACGAGCTGCGTAGAGAGAGTAAAAAATAATGGATGTCATCTTCGATTTCGACTTCACGCTGCTGCCCGAAGAAAGCACCGTTGAAGTTCTGAAACTCGCGCTGGCGGCCGAGCCGGATCGCGACATTCTGATGCAGAGACTGGCGGATATCGCGCCGAAAGCGTTGGCAGGCAAGGCAAGTTTTGCAGAAAACCTGTTTATGCTCCAAATGGCAAGACGCGTCAGAAAAGCCCACGTAGGCGAATATGTCGAACGTAACAAGAGTCGTCTGTTGCCCGTTTTTCATGGATTGTTCGACGATCTCAGAAAAGCCGATGTGAATATTCACATCATCTCGGGCGGTTATGAAGAGTGGATTAAACCGCTCGCGGCGGAATGGGGCATCTCGCCCGACAATGTGATTGGCAACCGCTTTGTCTGGTGGCGCAACAATGTCATCGGTCTGCGTCCTTCGCCTCTGTGGTCTTCC
It encodes:
- a CDS encoding HAD family hydrolase — its product is MDVIFDFDFTLLPEESTVEVLKLALAAEPDRDILMQRLADIAPKALAGKASFAENLFMLQMARRVRKAHVGEYVERNKSRLLPVFHGLFDDLRKADVNIHIISGGYEEWIKPLAAEWGISPDNVIGNRFVWWRNNVIGLRPSPLWSSKKSKTFIVDALRKKKKINSPALIIGDGTADRDVWSRGAVRWCIIAEYFNKESLEEGELCSRAATPEEMCQSVLRIVRERSESPVPVMN